A single window of Cloacibacillus sp. DNA harbors:
- a CDS encoding ATP-NAD kinase family protein: protein MKIGFLVNPIAGMGGSVALKGTDGEETLRRALELGASPMAGARAAEAVKLFAAHAAGCEFLAPEGAMGADILRAAGISPTVLFEAKEATAAVDTRRAARLMAEAGVDLIVFAGGDGTARDICAEIGDAVPVVGIPAGVKIHSGVYAKKPQAAGMLVSNFLQGRVKRFVLAEVEDIDEEAFRDNIVRARLYGYMRVPDDREFMQERKSGGGAGTAEEAANLATFLALSMDESTVYLIGSGSTTMQLTNKLGVNGTLLGVDAVKGGRQIGKDLTSQAIKKLLAEAPREKRALIITVIGGQGHIFGRGNQQLSPDVLRMIPKENITVAASPSKMAQLFGKALIADTGDPSLDAEFKGYIPVVTGHSRKMLFKVS, encoded by the coding sequence ATGAAGATAGGCTTCCTGGTCAACCCAATAGCGGGAATGGGGGGCTCTGTCGCCCTCAAGGGAACGGACGGAGAGGAAACTCTCCGCCGCGCCCTTGAACTGGGCGCCTCTCCAATGGCCGGCGCGCGCGCCGCAGAAGCTGTAAAGCTCTTTGCCGCGCACGCCGCAGGCTGCGAATTTCTTGCGCCCGAGGGCGCTATGGGAGCAGATATACTGCGCGCCGCGGGCATAAGCCCCACAGTTTTGTTTGAGGCAAAAGAGGCCACGGCCGCCGTGGACACGAGACGCGCCGCGCGCCTTATGGCTGAAGCCGGCGTAGATCTTATCGTCTTTGCCGGCGGCGACGGCACCGCGCGCGACATCTGCGCGGAAATAGGCGACGCCGTGCCCGTTGTGGGCATACCGGCGGGCGTAAAAATACATTCCGGCGTCTACGCGAAAAAACCGCAGGCCGCCGGAATGCTTGTTTCAAACTTCCTGCAGGGGCGCGTCAAGCGCTTCGTACTCGCCGAAGTCGAGGACATCGACGAAGAGGCCTTTCGTGACAACATCGTCCGCGCGCGCCTTTACGGATATATGCGCGTTCCGGACGACAGAGAGTTCATGCAGGAGCGCAAATCCGGCGGCGGCGCCGGCACGGCGGAAGAAGCGGCCAACCTTGCCACCTTTCTCGCGCTTTCAATGGACGAGAGCACAGTCTATCTCATAGGCTCAGGCTCCACCACAATGCAGCTCACAAACAAACTCGGCGTAAACGGCACGCTGCTTGGAGTGGACGCGGTAAAGGGCGGACGTCAAATCGGCAAAGACCTCACGTCGCAGGCCATAAAAAAACTGCTGGCAGAGGCGCCGCGCGAAAAACGCGCTCTGATAATCACAGTCATCGGAGGCCAGGGGCACATCTTCGGCCGCGGCAACCAGCAGCTAAGCCCCGACGTGCTGCGCATGATACCAAAAGAAAACATCACAGTAGCCGCCTCTCCCTCAAAAATGGCGCAACTCTTCGGCAAAGCCCTCATAGCCGACACTGGCGACCCGTCGCTTGATGCGGAATTCAAAGGCTACATACCCGTCGTCACCGGTCATTCAAGAAAAATGTTATTTAAAGTTTCGTAA
- a CDS encoding SDR family oxidoreductase, with protein MAVYEDLKGKRVLVTGAASGIGLATARTFADQGAKVFFIDYNKEAAEAVMSRNPDFAGYHTGDVSCEEDVQAAFNKMDELLGGIDVLISNAGISIRSDFVDITYAQWKKVIDINLNGMFLCAREAARRMKEQGSGVILMTASTNGTEGHRWYTDYNASKAGVILLTKSMALELAPVVRVNCVCPGYVLTPMQRAEYTDEMLAKVNEGIPMKRHAEPEEIGALYAFLASDDAKYITGADVRIDGGETAGLY; from the coding sequence ATGGCAGTATACGAAGATCTTAAAGGCAAAAGGGTGCTTGTTACAGGAGCTGCAAGCGGAATAGGACTTGCAACCGCGCGTACCTTCGCCGACCAGGGTGCAAAAGTTTTTTTCATTGACTACAACAAAGAGGCGGCCGAAGCCGTCATGTCACGGAACCCGGATTTCGCGGGCTATCATACAGGCGACGTAAGCTGCGAAGAGGACGTTCAGGCGGCCTTCAATAAAATGGACGAACTTTTGGGCGGCATCGACGTCCTTATATCAAACGCCGGCATAAGCATCCGCAGTGATTTTGTGGACATCACCTACGCCCAGTGGAAAAAGGTCATAGACATCAACTTGAACGGAATGTTCCTCTGCGCCCGCGAAGCGGCCCGCAGGATGAAGGAGCAGGGAAGCGGCGTCATCCTCATGACCGCCTCCACGAACGGTACGGAAGGCCATCGCTGGTACACAGACTACAACGCCTCAAAAGCCGGCGTCATCCTTCTCACAAAGAGCATGGCTCTTGAACTGGCCCCGGTAGTCCGCGTCAACTGCGTCTGCCCCGGCTACGTCCTTACCCCGATGCAGCGCGCAGAATATACCGATGAAATGCTCGCAAAAGTAAACGAAGGCATCCCGATGAAACGCCACGCCGAACCGGAAGAAATAGGCGCGCTCTACGCCTTCCTCGCCTCCGACGACGCCAAATACATAACCGGAGCCGACGTAAGAATAGACGGCGGAGAAACCGCGGGACTGTATTAG